In one Nicotiana tomentosiformis chromosome 6, ASM39032v3, whole genome shotgun sequence genomic region, the following are encoded:
- the LOC104091360 gene encoding uncharacterized protein produces MARESRPIKTLVHVPIEIDDSTGLTEVMVQHVPAETSKEKEVVKETESEQEKAAETVPEQLQNQSTLKKRLPAPFPQRLAKYKKDEQYKKFLEMLKQIQVNIPLIDALKEMPGYVKMVKDLMSRKFDFQDLATVTLTQTCSAVVTRPIAEKLSDRGSFTIPCTIGNYVFAKALCDLGASINLMPLTIYKRLGIGRARPTSMLLQLADRTVKRPSGIIDDVLVQVGKFVFPADFVILDCHVDEEIPIILGRPFLATGRALIDCKTGELKMRLNDEEITFNVQKSMRRPSEFANCSMIEAVDVILEEEDETLNAKDPLAACLMNLEEMNGKNLTEWVLVLEGYAFFGPKSTLPVIISSSLLDVQEEQLLQVLMECKTAIG; encoded by the exons ATGGCTCGTGAAAGCCGGCCTATTAAAACACTTGTTCATGTACCCATCGAGATAGATGACTCAACAGGGTTAACAGAGGTGATGGTACAACATGTGCCAGCCGAAACAAGCAAGGAAAAAGAAGTCGTGAAGGAAACTGAGTCAGAGCAAGAGAAGGCAGCAGAAACAGTGCCAGAGCAACTTCAAAATCAAAGCACATTAAAGAAGCGGCTTCCAGCACCCTTCCCCCAAAGATTGGCCAAATATAAAAAAGATGAGCAATATAAGAAATTCTTGGAGATGTTGAAGCAAATTCAGGTAAACATTCCATTGATTGATGCCTTAAAGGAAATGCCTGGTTATGTAAAAATggtgaaggacttgatgtctcggaagttcgactttcaagacttggccacGGTTACACTGACTCAGACATGTAGTGCTGTTGTGACaagacccatagctgagaagttatctgatcgagggagtttcacaatcccatgcacaataggcaactatgtgtttgctaaggcactttgtgatttgggggcaagcataaacttgatgcccttgactatctacaaaaggttaggtATTGGAAGAGCTAGACCCACGTCTATGTTGTTACAGCTGGCCGACCGGACAGTAAAGAGGCCCTCTGGTATCAttgatgatgtattagtacaGGTGGGGAAGTTTGTTTtcccagcagattttgtcattttagACTGCCATGTTGACGAGGAGAtccccataattttgggaaggccattcttggccactgggagagcCCTAATTGATTGTAAAACTGGAGAGCTAAAGATGAGATTGAACGATGAAGAGATAACATTTAATGTGCAAAAATCTATGCGGCGACCTAGTGAGTTTGCTAACTGCTCTATGATAGAAGCTGTGGATGTGatcttggaggaggaagatgagactctgaatgcaaaagaccctctagcagcatgtcttatgaacttagaagaaatGAATGGTAAAAACTTGACAGAGTGGGTTTTGGTCCTTGAAGG gtatgctttctttggacctaaatccactttacctgttattatctcatccagtttgttagatgtgcaagaagaacaacttttgcaggtgttAATGGAATGCAAGACTGCAATTGGCTAG
- the LOC138894854 gene encoding uncharacterized protein: MLVKCPHHGIPDQMLGQRFYMGLADSLKTNVDASAGGAFLSKTFPECKILLDKMAQNSGWMTRASTITPVVHSVALDPNNSIAENVATLMTQMSILTKRIDESGQKQQVHIVDTTNGGLCTPCTNQPYVCSWSAEGDNQQYHEDMNYVANYGRQRQGGLNWGQHNQQYRPAQQQYNNNNNTGAMRPMGQVAPYQRQQGYIQQNQQLTYQQPQQQHIMRPEDGFTKLEGMLQQLIGSTKKMQQRVDSHESAIKGIEIQLGQISMALNNRPQGALPADTQVNPKE, encoded by the coding sequence ATgttggttaagtgtccacatcatggtatcccagatcagatgttggggcagaGATTCTACATGGGACTGGCTGACAGCTTAAAgaccaatgttgatgcttcagcggGTGGAGCATTTCTGAGTAAAACATTCCcagaatgcaagatcctacttgataagatggcacaaaactcaggatggatgactaGAGCTTCCACGATCACTCCAGTAGTTCACTCAGTGGCGTTGGAtccaaacaactccatagctgAGAATGTGGCCACCCtaatgacacaaatgagtatcctcacaaAAAGGATTGATGAATCGGGCCAGAAGCAGCAAGTTCACATAGTTGACAcaactaatgggggcttatgtacaccatgcactAACCAACCATATGTTTGCTCGTGGAGTGCGGAAGGTGACAACCAGCAATATCATGAAGATATGAATTATGTAGCCAACTATGGGAGACAGAGGCAAGGTGGTTTGAATTGGGGtcaacataatcaacaatatagaccagcgcaacagcagtacaataacaacaacaatactgGAGCTATGCGACCAATGGGTCAAGTTgcgccttaccaaaggcaacaaggTTACatccagcaaaatcagcagctgacttatcaacaacctcaacaacaacatATTATGAGACCAGAGGATGGGTTTACTAAACTTGAGGGAATGCTGCAACAATTGATTGGGTCCACGAAAAAAATGCAACAGAGGGTAGACTCGCATGAATCAGCAATAAAgggtattgagattcaattaggacagatttCTATGGCCCTAAACAATCGTCCCCAAGGGGCGTTACCTGCAGAtacacaagtcaatccaaaagaaTAG